CACTTCCGTGTGACTTTAAATTTGCGACAGCAAAATAATGGCTTATAAAATGAACGCAGGTAGCAAAGcaaataaaaagcataaaaaacTACATTTTCAAGAATTAAAATGGCAAGTTATGATATTGCAAGTGTTGATTCATTGTCTTAATAAAAGGGATTTGATTTATTtcttatattttactttatagacggtttcagcagtaacaacaaacaaacggctttcgtggaacaaacgtaacttccggtaaactccgaaAAGAATCAACAACAtcaaagtccttttagagtagtttatttctgataacaagctaaataaacaacaagtagattaccttagttcaaatcatagtgTATCAAAAATTACACTTAGCTAACTgtgtataatgtatacaatcttaactacagatcggctgccaaacctccctttaaaggtgcagtgtgtaatttttaaaaggatctcttgacagaaatgcaaaataatattcaaaactatattatcaggggtgtataaagacctttcgttatgtttttattacgagtaatttttatctacatacacgagggtccccttacatggaagtcaccattttgtgccgccatgtttctacagaagcccttaacagacaaaatttttttactaagttgtctccgacgatgacatgtttgtctggtggctgCTACCGTAGCctctctatgtgttttaaaagtgaggggtgagcagtggacagagccgttggttgcaattcgcaaccttaccactagatgccgctaaaatttacacattgcacctttaaatagcaGTAAATGATCGCCGTCTTCCctcatctttaggaaaccaatttgttattttcgacgaggtatttgttcaagagttcagtttagcaactagtcaggcctttaaacaaacagagaccggaagtaaagttccacTTAGACGCGTAATCgcatcaccgcacgtgcgtccgacgAAACCGTCTATAGCAGCCACAATGTCAACGTAACATTTTTGGAATTAGGAAACTCTGAAATCTGTGTCCTTCTCTAAGCCAAATTGTTTCTAatcagctgttttcagttaCTAAACTCTTACAACAGCTTATAGTTAAATTAAGAAAACATGAACTCTGTGTAGGCTACAGTGTGAAGATGCATTTGGTCTGGGTTATTTATCTGAAGTTTTTCTTGCAAACCCTGGTGATCCGCTGAGGTTTGCATAGTATCACGGCCGAACATGTTTTGGAAAAGAACATCTGGTTTTCTGTTATTCTTTCCAAAAATCTTAACAGATGCAAATGAGTGAACTGCAAAACATtcagaagtaaaaaaaatgatgctgaCCAAGAGCTTATTACTATAGGTGCATACACACTTTCAAACCTATTTGCTGTTGGATTTTAAACATGCCGTTCCCATGCAAGTCGGAAAGAAGCGCTCATAGTACCATAACCTTTAAATGCTTCTTCCCCCTTAGTTTTCCACGCATAGAAATTCTCTTTATTTTCCCAAATTGCCCATGCATTGATATGTACGTACAAACATAACgtgtcattttttgtgaaattTAAAAAAGATGTGGAGTGTATTGGACACTCcatttcctttggaaaaaaGCACACAGGGGACATGAGGTTGTGTCCATTCTCCACAGTGAAGTGCCTCCGGGCTTATTCTAAGCATACGTGAGGCAAGTTATTGGGCTATCTCTGACTGAGTGGGATATGGCCCACTGGCTCCAGTCCATAGCAGCTCAGAAGAGAAGGTTGTGTCGGTACTTTATTGGTGGTGTAGGAGGTAGTTCTCACCCTCCATGGTCTCCAACTCTTTATCATTGAGGAATAGCTCTGTATCCCCCCAGTCGGCCAGCGGCTCCCGGTCGCTGGACTCATTGTTGCTGCTGCCGCTACTCCGAGTGGACAGGCTGGGATGGCAGTCCGCTGCAGATGGTAGCATAAGGTTCTGAGCAGAGAGAGACTTACCAAGCCCACGCTCCACTTCTAGCGAAGCAGTTGCTGTGGAAGACATGAGTCCCAAAGGATCGATATCGATGCTTAAATGTCTCCTCCAGGACCCTTCTTCCTTGGAGCTGCGCTCTGGCTTGTCCCTCAGCTGTACCGTGCTTTCAATATTTTCGGCTTTTGTGTCCATTTGCACCTCGGTTTCGGGACTCAGCAGGCACGGGTTTGAGCACTCTGCCCTGCTCTCCTGTAACGTTTCTGGGATAAGGCTAGTAGGCCGGCATTGAGACGCTCGCACCATAGGGGGGAGCTGAAGGGTTGTTGAGTTGGAATGGACGGTTGGTACAGGCCTGGTCAGTTCAGCGAAGCGCTGGTGGCTTCTGGAAAGGTTGTTGGGGGTGAGGATAGGAGGTGGGGAAGATGGGTAGAAACAGTCAGGGCTGGAGGGTTGATTGTTCAGTAGAGGAGAAGGTGAAAAGGAGGAGATGGTAGGTGTGTAGGCAGTACCCATATTGAGTTCATTGGGGGCTAGGGCAAGATGCAGGCCACGGTGCAGGTTACTGCTGCCAGAGCGAGATACACCGTTAGCAGCGAGTTGAGAAGAGGACGATAAGTCTTTACTATGGATAGAGCTTTGGTAGTCAGAGGTTTGATCCAGCTCAAAGAGCGGTAAGGCAGATAGCCCTAGCATTGAAGAGGATCCTTTCTGCAACACCTGTCGGTATATATCCAGCAATGAGTCCAGCTTTGACTCAATGGATTGCACCTATatcataaaaacaaatcaaattcAGCTTCGAATTAAACAGTTTGCTTATTATTGTACTTAAAAGTTTGTCATTAACTTACTTGTCTCTCTACTTTGCAGACACGGCCTAGCATGCTCATGTCATGCTCCAGAGATTCGCCTTCTGGGAGGATTTTCTCTCTGCCTTTCCTATCTACAGATATCTGGCCTTTTCCCAGTATCTGATCCAccctacaacaacaacaaaaaaagaagtTTTAAGCCTAAATGAGAATGCACCTTTATACAGTTTTGATCCTTTAGCTCCAGCAAAGCACAGCGCAGCAGGACAAAACCTGATTAGGGGTTAGTGAACAAGAAATTAGGTTAGTGCATCACAATTATCCACTTTTTCTATGTTAATGTATTATGATAGGGAAATGTTGTCAGTGTATTTCTGGAAATGGTGTATAACGTCAGTACAGTTTCTAATGAATAAACTTGCTCTATGCAAGGCTTGGCAGATGGAGATGTCATATTTGATATGCAGAATACAGTTTATATTTACAGGGACATTCCTGTCCGCTGATACCATTAAAGAATACTTAAAAAATCCTTATTGTGTTATTGGGTCCTTGTTTTGAGGTAGCCAATcaaaataaatcttaaaatatataatcatTGTAGAAagtacagtattactgggtattactggcaactagctgccagtaacttactgtagattttacatttatattatttactggcaacagtttgttcaaagtttaatgaacatgaaacattttcagcctttatcttctacagtaagttactggcaaccagctgcaaaattacagcatttttttttacagtgaaattaTAAACTTAGTGCACAGTATTAATtcaatactttttaaatatgtttaacatTTTGTCAACTTTTAGGAGTTTACTAGCACACAGCAAGCCTGGAGCTAGTCAGACTTTtatatttttcactttttattaTATGATTTTAGGTGTTAGATAAAGTATATTATGGTTTCTTTCTAAATCTATCATGCAACATGAATCACATAAATCTACATCAATCACCAGAACCAGTCCTAGTGTTTGCTACACAACCTCCTATAGATTGAATACACATTTCTAACATAGAGGTATAGGCAGTTGGGAGTCCAGTGATGATGCTTATGTGGTACTCTAAAATACACAACTTACATTAGACAGTTAAGATTAATTGTGcatactttatttattatttttttatgtgaacAAATGATGGACAAAGAAggcaatttttaaatatttatgatATGTATACTCTAGTCTATACAACATCACTGGACCCCATGCACATATAAACTATAAGTATAAACTGATTTAGGTAAGTATGGGCTTGTTAAGTCTGACGCCATGCATCGGGTCCTGGTCCAACTGATCGTAAATGCCATAGGGAACTAGCAAAACAATTACGCTAACATAGATTTGTATAATAATGCTAAACTTCCCAAAACACCCAATCCTAAATATTATGTCTATAACAAAATCTGAGATAACCAAGCATGGACTCATGgacatggatttttttccaaattattattatattgataTCAATGATTCCGTGAGCTTGGAGACTGCAGTGTACACTGTGTATTTATACAATTTTGGCTTAAATGTGGGCTATAAAtgaataatgcacataaatggctgtttaaataatatgcaatattGAAATAAGGTTAGGCTTGGACCCGGAAACATTATTCCTTACGCCATGACTTAACCAGCCCATACCCCCAACACCAGTCCCCTGCCTTCTACAGGCTTCTGACCCAGAGTTCTTCTTCTTGCTTTGGCTGTAATACAAGTGTAGAGAGGGAGAGGAAAGGTTCCTGGCTTTGGTGCTCAGTGTCGGATGTGGACCCATGGCTGTAGCTAGGCTGGATGAAAACACACATTGGGGTCAAATACAATTTTAAGGTTTTACTCATTGTAAAAaatcctagttgccttttttattttcaaGTAGCTTCAACTTCCTATTTTatccaaactttaaaaaaagaaggTTGAACTAGCTTACCTTTTTTCCAACTTATcgggtttcctggacagggtttaggttaagccAGAACTAGACTTTGCTTATATTAGGACAtgcaagtagtttttacaaacacaccttacaaaaaaaacattacaagtGTGTATCTTCAGACAAAACTATTTCAgtgatttattttaagatatgtcagcaCAAGTTGGGACTATTTTAGTCCCAATTTTAGTCCCAATTTTAGTCTGGGATTATTCTTAAgtcctgtccaggaaaccaacCAGTTAtcgcaactcctcactagtcaagataaGAAATTGTAagttaaaatacttgaaaatccaatttgataatttttttaaaggggacatatcatgaaaatctgacttttccatgtttaattgttataattgggtccccagttcttctatcaatctagaaaatgtgaaaaagatcaacccagtaactttgttttggtaaaccattctctgaaagcaagtgaaaaaataggtcattgaaatttggctacccctgtgatgtcagaagggggtaatacagccccttaatctgcactatccaaccacaacccttgccatttagtgcagagatcagctcatttgcatttaaaaggatgcaatttttttgctcacacctacaaagtggcaattttcaCACATATAATAACTTAtaaatatggtattttgatcTAAACctttacatacgtactctggggacaccaaatatttattttacattttttaaaaagtcttgtgaaatgttccctttaaggTAACCAgaatattttaacatttctgttAAGGGAAGTAGAAATAAGGTTAAAGAGAAGGTGATTAAAACCATGATGCATTGATCagctacactcttaaaaataaatggtaTTCAAATGATCTTTGTCAGACTGTATGGTTTTATAAATAACCTTTAACAGAAGAACTTTCAATATCAATCATTACGGTACTGTATGGGATATTTAAGGTCAACTATAAGTTACAAATTGTTAGCACACCTATTTGATTATGGCAGAGCTTTTCAATGTACTATGATTAGTAGAGGCCATCCAATGCCTgacaaaatgctataaatcaaCAGTTGTGACAAACTGTTTGGTCAATATTAAGCTTTAGGACATAAACCACAACACTAATGAAAGCAGGataaaatcaatcaatcaattcaCAAGTTAGGCCAAAGTTAGAACCACGTTAAGCTAAGCTTTTGCCAACCTTGTTAAAAGTTAGAAAGTTCTGTATAAGAAAAGCAAAGGAATCAATCAAAAAATTATTAGACAGAGCCAACAGCATGAGGCTCTGGGTCAGTTAAATATCAACTACCTATAATCCAGTCCTTAATTGAAAGTTCTTTGACAACTTAAACTGTTGCAATGTTCAAACCAATCTCCATTATCAAAGAGCAATGACTAGACACATAGCCTCAGCAATTGACTCATGTCTGgatgttttaaagattaaagagCTATGAATTGTGGGTCAGCTGACCCTGAGGCAGATTGTTTTCTCTTGGCCTGGCTGTAATACAAGGGCAGGGAGGGAGAAGAATAGGTCTTGGCTTTGCTGCTCAGGGTATGTGGACCAACAATAGTGTCCAACCTGAATAAAAGAGCGcagacacaaacatgtagtagAAGAACGCCGGCATTATTTAAAGTTGTTCAATTATATTCTGCACTATACAGCTCACATAATAGCATAGTGTGAGTTGACGTGCactgtattttaaatatgtattagCTAAATATTTAGAGATACCATTAAATGTAGTATTAATTTCATTAATTTTAACAAGTTACATGTGTAGGGTAAACATCTTATCAAATGTAAAACAAGTGCTTGGTTAGTTCTCACCTAGTCTGGAGACTCTTGATACGACACAACATATCCAGGTGACCAGCAGAGTATTGCTCAATCACATCTTTCACATCATACGGTCGTAGAGTCTCCTTAAATTTCTTTTTGGCCACATGGAATTTCATTATCctatcaaaattaaaagaagaTTAGAAATCAATTTGGATTAAGATTACAGAACTCCATGTATGAGAGGTGCATGTGGGAGTgccatatttaaagggataataCCCGAACAATGATGCAAAACAATCTGTTTCACCTGAGGTGTTGAAGAAATCAACCAATAATGAATaagaattaattattatttgtaATAATAGCACAGTTCAGCTTTAAACACCTTGGAGTGGTGTGAGTTTGCCCATATCCACTAGAGGGCAGTAATAAGCCACAAATAATAGCACAGTTcatcattaaaaaatacatttgtataaaaaatattactCCAGTAAGGTACATACTCATTTGAAGCCATGTGTGGTGGAAGACATTAACTGTGTAAGCATAAGTATGACCACAGGCAGGTCGACCACACTGAAACTCAAACTTATTTGACTGACGTGTGTTAGAACGAGTGCAAAACTGCAAATATTGACACAGTGGTAAACAAATGTCAGTAATCCTTGTAACGTTTTACAGACTCAGACCCCTGTCAATTTTTCTTAATCGCCCAGGTATACCGCATGTCAGATGAGCTGGTGTATAAGCACCACTGGCTGTGAGCGTTTCAATCCGACACCCTGGGAAAGAGAAGTGGGAAATTTCTAAGCCCCATGCCCCCTGGGAGACCCTAATGGTTGGGGCAATGAAAGTGAACTGAGCCACCTGAAGCAACAATCAGTGGCCTCTCACAGCATGAGAGAGAGGGGgagcgggagagagagagaaagagagagcgagagagagagtgagagagagagcaagatgATGGTCTAACACTATTAATGTGATGCAATGTGCTTTGGTGAACAAAGTATGTGTTGCTATCAGGGATTTAACCTCTGTGACCACAGTGTTAATTCCTCAAGCATCAATCATGTTTTAATATCTGCCCATAGTAAAAGTGCTGCaataaccaatcagaatcaattGAACCCTTTGATGCATGGTGTGAAAGTGAAGAAATGACCTGGTAACCCATAATttaaatgtgacctctgcatttaacccatccggAGAGTAGTGAAAACACGCACTGCAAGTTGtgaacacacagacacacacacacacggagcagtgggcagctgtCACTGCAGCCCGGGGAGCAATAGGGGataggtgccttgctcaagggcaccaaaGTCGCAACCTGCCGGCTGTGAGCCCACGACTGCCTGCCATTACATTAGATTACATTTATGTCCATTAGATCATAAAACTCTTTAAGGACAAATCTTTAAACCATTTTTAGGATATGCATGATATGATAATATATGCATCAGAACTTTAAGTTTAATATATAGTTCATAACCACCTTATTCTTGACGTAAATGCgggcgccgccatctttgagctcaTATGGGtatgacttccggtgagccactacagCTAATGGTAGACCTGTTGCGAGGGATACGAGTCTGCCATTTCGACTGGCATTTTAATgcttatgaaatccaggaagaccggcataacttgtgcagttaggggttgccataatagctgatacaaacgcagtaaatctctacaaaacatttgttttaactataatacacgcacaagaactgaatgtgtatgtagCACACGTGCATCTATTAACTGTatccatacatacatacatccattaaaacctttcatagaaactcacagtgaacaataaatacaaatgctgttaaaaatatgctgatttagctgcatgaaaaaattatataacagtacaatatatatagcctacgacataaactgcttattagttaatgtttataatagtttgtgATGTGTTTGCGCAtaattttgttatgttttaaattattatttttttttaaataagcaaacaatttcataagctcatgtcttaTCTACTGCATAATAATTTtccataaaacgaaaacaatactgaaaacatgtaattgtagtttaatatgtttattatggtttgtttaaataacttacaatgtgttgaatgagaagcATAAGTAACTGCTGCTGTCGGATCGCGTGAAGCTTGATGTGTCGCCATAAAAACTCAAACAAGTCTATTAAAAATTgccgtttaaaaaaaacctcatattagagggacagttgtgacattttaaaccatcaccTGAAAAGGTTTAAAACAAGAAGTCTTGGTGTATTAGATGTAttaaacactcgactgactgtCCCATTGTAgagatactggtatgtctctgtgcttttatatttctGTGCATTAAAAACCCGTCACCCCCGAGGAACAACATGAAacgattgaatatatcttcatataatGTATCAGGATACTTCTTAGTTTCATTCTTACACTGGTTCATATATGAAATTATGACCGTAATCATCATGGAAAACGCTGGTTCCGGTTTAGTGACAGTACGCGCCGGAAGTCGCGCCCTTAATTCGCGCAAACCGTCATGCGGCGTAGGAATAGTGTGGATATAGTTCGTCAGTTACATGAAGCAAGGTTTTGGACTAGTGAGAATTCATTATATGTGCTACCTTTCTCAAGGCCACAATTATTTCTTGAATGTATTGTGCAAAATCAGTGAATTGATTTCCCAGCATGGTGCTTAGAAACTCACGCTCACCTGATGGCCCTGATGACTGCTTTAAGCGGAGCAGACAGATCTTCAACAGTCACATCGCAGTGACATCCTTTCTCATCGAAAGCATCATCTGCACCAAGACTGGTATCAGCTATatagagagaaaaagaaaataatgctATGAAGCAGTGGAttcttactgaaaacaaaactaGGCAGAAGAGAAGGCCAAGCACCGATCAATAAAAGAGCTATGATTCAATACAGCATTCAGAAATCTTTCCTTGACCCCCTTCACCTTAACCACAGGTCACTCTAAGCTTTACAGAAcacgcactgaaaaaaataagtgCCTGGATATTGAAGCTTCACAATAGGCAAAAAAGAAGCAAAACAGCATTCATCAAAAACCTTTTCTTTCCAGTCATGAGTCATTTAAGCACAACTGATTCTTTAGATGATTATACTCAATATTAGTCCATTAAAAGGTCAACCTTTGATTTAGACCTAAAGATTCTTTAGATGATGCTTTTAAGACTGATTCAATACCTCCATCTAAACCATGAGCAATGCCTAGCAATCTCAGCCATACCACAGAATAAATGACATGCCAAATATAATTGGCAAAGAAAGAGACTGCTTTCAAAATGTAAAGCATTTCTCCTCTTTAACAGTGACTTATAGGCTATAGTGTTGTGTGGATCTATGCTATGAGTTACTTAGAAAGGCATGAAGCCAGTTTGTTAGTACAAATGGACTGAGAACCATTATTTTCGGTTGATGGGGCTCACACAGGATTTAGGTCTACATGTCACAAAGATGTTTCTTTTTACCTTGGTAAATTCTGCtttaagggacactccacttttttgaaaatatgctcagtACCCCTAGAGTTAACCATTTGATTTGGAATCAATTCAggtgatctccgggtctggtggtacacctttagcatagcttagcataatccattgaatctgattagaccattagcattgcgctaaatttttttcctatttaaaatttgactcttctgtggttacatcgtgtactaaggccgGCGGAGGGTTAAAGGTTGTGAGTTTTTGGGCGGATATGgcaaggaactatactctcattctggcgtaataatcaaggactttgctgccgtaacatggctgcagcaggcgtagtggtattacacactgcccgaaaatagtccaaTTGGTTACTTCCAATAGCAGGGGAGGTAAGAATCTATCTTTTGTTTTTTAGTCTTTATTTAGGGCGGTTTTCCTGACAGGGTTTAGTCCCAGACTACAATGCATTTTTGAGCTGCCTTAACTAAAAAACTTCTGGTCTTCTCGTTTGACACGACGTAAGCTAATCACGTTGAAAGCTCacgcgttacatatgtgaaacgcacacttgcggacaattttaaacaaaaaaacgacacaaagacattaattagtatcatttcacatacaacaacgttggaatgATCCCCCTacttcacacttgtaaacactggagcggtagtttcgtATATTTATGGATGACCTATTAACGTGATTTTTTGGGGTGAAAATGatgatcgtttcgctagataagacccttatgcctcggttgggatgatttagagccctttgaagctgcactgaaactgcaattttaaactgcattgaaactgtaaactgttaaggtccactaaagtccactatatggagaaaaatcctggaatgtttttctcaaaaaacttaatttcttctcgactgaacaaataaACATATTTGATAATATgctggtgagtaaattatcagatttattttttatgaaaattatatcagtgccattgttttgtcccaagatgcccaccagtaatgttttttgtatggTATGTTTCTAAAAActaaggggacatatcatgaaaatctgtttttttaatgtctaagtgctataattgggtccccaatgcttttatcaacctagaaaatatgaaaaaagatcaacccagttacttagttttggtaaaccattctctgcaaacatgtgaaaaaataggtaattgaaatttggctccccctgtgatgtcagaaggggataataccactccttaatctgcactattcaaccacaacactgccatttactGCAGagatcaggggcctcatttataaagcatgcatATGTACAAAATGGGGCTAAAAACGTGCTTACGCCacttcccacgcaaaggttgtgatctataaagaAAAACTTGATGGCAGAATTCTGGAGACAAAATAATAGGAATTGGCGACACAGATGGCGAGAAAGTGAACCGAAATCagattaaataaagtaaatatgacAATTATAACAACGATTACAAGTATTGATAACACACACCTTTAATTTCACTATCATACGCTAGATCCACGTTATCATGATTATAAAATCCAGCAGTGTTATTTGCACTTGTACTGAGTGATAATTGTGTCATATACATCTTGTAAAATtcaatcttaaatcaaaaatcattttaaatatttaatcagCGCTGTCTCAAGGTCCACTACGGGAGCACGATATGGACCGACAGATTAGCCTATAGCATCAAATAACCATTAGATAACTGCAGAACACAGTGTAAATAACCAAAAATTATTCTGAATTAATGTGCATTTTATCATCAAGTGTCAAAGTGTGGAACTACAGCCGTCAAGCTCTAAGACAATCTTTCTCTCTATATTATTGTTATAATAGTCCTAAATATGCAAGTCTGTTAGGTAAAAGGAAATTactatttatgtttttacatttaaatgattcatgtCTGCTTTTTGTATAGCAGAGGAGAGTGCTCGTGCTGCTGGAGAACAGCCCGCATATATCAGATGCGTGCACAAAAGGAGCAGAAAaacacatatttattttattttcgtGATACCTCTCATTTATACTGTGATTTTGGCAAGGTGTTACAGCATATAAttgctgtaaaaatatataaatgctgCGTGATTGCAATGCTGGAGGATTACGAAATAGCCTGTGTTTTTTGGCTGGGCGCATTTAGCTTACGAACTAATAATTGGATGCCAGTCTCATTAATATGAGGATCAGCATTCAGGAGGTGATTTGTATTGACtatttatggttaaaaatggGCGTGTATAGGGCAGGATGTGAGGCAGATTCACGTACGCACATTttcaggtgatctgtgatttataaaaggaATATTGCTTGCTGGTGTGCGTACGCatggttttataaatctgaatatTTTTTTGCGTACACTATTTTTGGCTTTTatgcgtacgtagacttttagtaaggatcctacgcacagttttataaatgaggccccagctcatttgcatttaaaaggacacaccccacaaatggcacatttttgctcacacctccaaagtggcaattttaacatgctataataaactatctatatggtatattgagctaaaacttcacatatgtaattTGGAGACAccgaagatttattttacatcttaaaaaagtaaaattaaggCTTAgtactggattaatctaaaccctgttcaGGAAACggcaaatatgaaaaatatgtcaaattaacatatatcttaatgttactttaacttgttgaagttaaacaatttcaacttgtttttttcccaacttatcacaagtcaaaacttaaaatagtaggttgaattgacttgcaaaaccaagttgatttaactacatgctggattattttaaagtgcatgtttttaattatagcaaatattatatatataaaaaagtaaatgttggCTTACAAAGTTGAAGTTGTTGTAGGTTTACCACattgttttagttttattttcaaTGTTACCCTTTCAATTATTCATGTCTAATGTGCAGGGCTGTCAATACTGATCTTATGTATCCTGCTTCTCTCTACTGCCTTAAGGGGATTTCAGGAGATGGGAGCAAACACAAGGTCCTCCCGGGAGACCATAATCTTCTGTAGCTAAAATATTCTAAATTCAGGAATAAgtctaataaataataataacagcatAAAGCAGAAGGACAGACTGATCTCCATATCACTGTTGATTATATAAGGTCACATGATGCAATCTACTCTACTTGTCATTTAaactattgttttatttatgggGAGTCAATGAAAACTCATGTTCCAGTATTCCAATCTTGATTATCCAGTATGAACTGGTATGTTTTAAAACATAGTAGCTGGTAAATACCAGCTTTAAGCTATTAGCTGTCCAAGCTGTCTAGTCATTAGCTGTCCAAAATCTACCAGCAACAAAACAACTACCAAGGAGGAAATACAGTAAGgattaattaatacaattcAGCTTCAGTTGTTGTGCGTGATTGGCTCTTTAGTCTGAGGGATGGGCGAAAACGAGTTCGGTCATTAAAGCTCCAGCTCTTCTGGACTTTGGCAGGGCTGCTGCCCTCCACGCCCACCTCTGTACCAGGAGAGCGGCGGTCATTCACTGACATCTGCCTGCTCTTTAAGCTCTGACCGCGAGGACTGGCCA
This Misgurnus anguillicaudatus chromosome 11, ASM2758022v2, whole genome shotgun sequence DNA region includes the following protein-coding sequences:
- the kcnq5a gene encoding potassium voltage-gated channel subfamily KQT member 5 isoform X8 — protein: MPRNHSGDEGGTGLWMRTSQHYGMKDVEAGRGTMNNATKTVDSSLSAPGTTGAGGLENQRSKQGARLSLLGKPLTYSAQSGRRNARYRKLQNYLYNVLERPRAWAFVYHAFVFTLVFGCLVMSVFSTIPAHMELSNHCLFILEFVMIVVFGLEYIIRIWSAGCCCRYRGWQGRLRFARKPFCVIDIIVLIASIAVVSAGSQGNIFATSALRSLRFLQILRMVRMDRRGGTWKLLGSVVYAHSKELVTAWYIGFLVLIFSSFLVYLVEKEINKQFATYADALWWGTITLTTIGYGDKTPQTWTGRLLSAGFALLGISFFALPAGILGSGFALKVQEQHRQKHFEKRRNPAASLIQCVWRSYAADENSVSIATWKPHLKALHTCSPAKKDQGETISSQKLSFRERVRMASPRGQSLKSRQMSVNDRRSPGTEVGVEGSSPAKVQKSWSFNDRTRFRPSLRLKSQSRTTTEADTSLGADDAFDEKGCHCDVTVEDLSAPLKAVIRAIRIMKFHVAKKKFKETLRPYDVKDVIEQYSAGHLDMLCRIKSLQTRVDQILGKGQISVDRKGREKILPEGESLEHDMSMLGRVCKVERQVQSIESKLDSLLDIYRQVLQKGSSSMLGLSALPLFELDQTSDYQSSIHSKDLSSSSQLAANGVSRSGSSNLHRGLHLALAPNELNMGTAYTPTISSFSPSPLLNNQPSSPDCFYPSSPPPILTPNNLSRSHQRFAELTRPVPTVHSNSTTLQLPPMVRASQCRPTSLIPETLQESRAECSNPCLLSPETEVQMDTKAENIESTVQLRDKPERSSKEEGSWRRHLSIDIDPLGLMSSTATASLEVERGLGKSLSAQNLMLPSAADCHPSLSTRSSGSSNNESSDREPLADWGDTELFLNDKELETMEGENYLLHHQ
- the kcnq5a gene encoding potassium voltage-gated channel subfamily KQT member 5 isoform X7; the protein is MSVFSTIPAHMELSNHCLFILEFVMIVVFGLEYIIRIWSAGCCCRYRGWQGRLRFARKPFCVIDIIVLIASIAVVSAGSQGNIFATSALRSLRFLQILRMVRMDRRGGTWKLLGSVVYAHSKELVTAWYIGFLVLIFSSFLVYLVEKEINKQFATYADALWWGTITLTTIGYGDKTPQTWTGRLLSAGFALLGISFFALPAGILGSGFALKVQEQHRQKHFEKRRNPAASLIQCVWRSYAADENSVSIATWKPHLKALHTCSPAKKDQGETISSKGHSNRQRLFRRYSTRIYSQKLSFRERVRMASPRGQSLKSRQMSVNDRRSPGTEVGVEGSSPAKVQKSWSFNDRTRFRPSLRLKSQSRTTTEADTSLGADDAFDEKGCHCDVTVEDLSAPLKAVIRAIRIMKFHVAKKKFKETLRPYDVKDVIEQYSAGHLDMLCRIKSLQTRLDTIVGPHTLSSKAKTYSSPSLPLYYSQAKRKQSASGLATAMGPHPTLSTKARNLSSPSLHLYYSQSKKKNSGVDQILGKGQISVDRKGREKILPEGESLEHDMSMLGRVCKVERQVQSIESKLDSLLDIYRQVLQKGSSSMLGLSALPLFELDQTSDYQSSIHSKDLSSSSQLAANGVSRSGSSNLHRGLHLALAPNELNMGTAYTPTISSFSPSPLLNNQPSSPDCFYPSSPPPILTPNNLSRSHQRFAELTRPVPTVHSNSTTLQLPPMVRASQCRPTSLIPETLQESRAECSNPCLLSPETEVQMDTKAENIESTVQLRDKPERSSKEEGSWRRHLSIDIDPLGLMSSTATASLEVERGLGKSLSAQNLMLPSAADCHPSLSTRSSGSSNNESSDREPLADWGDTELFLNDKELETMEGENYLLHHQ